The Verrucomicrobium spinosum DSM 4136 = JCM 18804 genome includes a region encoding these proteins:
- the rpsB gene encoding 30S ribosomal protein S2 — MSWPVLEGGESAVSGFVSIMSYQQLAELVEAGVHFGHQTRRWNPKMKGFLLEARNGIHIINIEKTLEQAEVAANFLADLTRKGKRILFVGCKRQAQEAVQEAATAVGQFYVNHRWLGGTLTNQATIRKSVARWQYLEDLPKLPEFKAMSKKEIAALNREKAKLERNLKGIRYMDGLPDAMVIVDSAREHIAVHEATRLRIPIVALVDSNADPNAVDYPIAANDDAIRSIRIILQKLIDPILMAQAEVKK; from the coding sequence ATGAGCTGGCCCGTCCTTGAAGGAGGGGAAAGTGCGGTCTCAGGCTTCGTCAGCATCATGTCCTATCAACAACTCGCAGAACTCGTCGAGGCCGGAGTACACTTCGGTCACCAAACCCGCCGTTGGAACCCGAAGATGAAGGGGTTCCTTCTGGAGGCCCGCAACGGCATCCACATCATCAACATCGAGAAGACGCTCGAGCAGGCTGAAGTTGCTGCAAACTTCCTTGCTGACCTGACCCGCAAGGGCAAGCGCATCCTTTTCGTGGGTTGCAAGCGCCAGGCCCAGGAAGCTGTGCAGGAAGCGGCCACGGCCGTGGGCCAGTTCTATGTGAATCACCGCTGGCTCGGTGGTACGCTCACCAACCAGGCGACCATCCGCAAGAGTGTGGCCCGCTGGCAGTACCTTGAAGATCTCCCGAAGCTCCCCGAGTTCAAGGCGATGTCCAAGAAGGAAATCGCGGCCCTCAACCGTGAGAAGGCCAAGCTTGAGCGCAACCTCAAGGGCATTCGTTACATGGACGGCCTTCCGGACGCCATGGTGATCGTGGACAGCGCCCGTGAACACATCGCGGTGCATGAGGCCACCCGCCTTCGCATCCCGATCGTGGCCCTCGTGGACAGCAACGCTGACCCGAACGCAGTGGACTACCCGATCGCCGCCAACGACGACGCCATCCGCTCCATCCGCATCATCCTGCAGAAGCTGATCGACCCGATCCTCATGGCCCAGGCCGAGGTGAAGAAGTAA
- the tsf gene encoding translation elongation factor Ts, with translation MAEITAELVNNLRKKTNAGMMDCKKALTEAQGNIEEAETILRKKGIAKAAGKADREAKEGIISSYIHMAGRVGVLIEVNCETDFVAKNENFQTFVKDLTLHIAAANPSYLQREDVPESLLEKEREIAADQVKGKPANVVDKIVEGKINKYFADNCLLEQPFIKDDKVVIRDLVKSKIAELGENIVVRRFTRYAVGG, from the coding sequence ATGGCTGAAATCACCGCTGAACTCGTCAACAACCTCCGCAAAAAGACCAATGCGGGCATGATGGACTGCAAAAAGGCTCTCACCGAAGCCCAAGGCAACATCGAGGAGGCCGAAACGATCCTGCGCAAGAAGGGCATCGCCAAGGCGGCGGGCAAGGCGGATCGTGAAGCCAAGGAAGGCATCATTTCCAGCTACATTCACATGGCTGGTCGCGTGGGCGTGCTCATCGAAGTCAATTGCGAAACCGACTTCGTGGCGAAGAACGAGAACTTCCAGACCTTTGTGAAGGACCTCACCCTGCACATCGCTGCTGCCAACCCGAGCTACCTCCAGCGCGAAGACGTGCCGGAAAGCCTGCTTGAGAAAGAGCGCGAAATCGCGGCTGACCAGGTCAAGGGCAAGCCCGCCAACGTGGTGGACAAGATCGTGGAAGGCAAAATCAACAAGTACTTTGCCGACAACTGCTTGCTTGAGCAGCCTTTCATCAAGGACGACAAGGTCGTGATTCGCGACCTCGTGAAGAGCAAGATCGCTGAGCTTGGCGAGAACATCGTCGTGCGTCGCTTTACCCGCTACGCAGTGGGCGGTTAA
- a CDS encoding DUF6263 family protein — translation MQTPFVVLFPALLAAFTLNASGADKVTLRQHWEPGKLYKQENVTDMSMVMPGLGAAGEQKTNIIQSLTVGVTKDPGSDNKSAEVKFAAIKGSMTMMGQVMTYDSNDPAKSQPFLQQAFGAMVGKSFTIVYDKDDKFVSVKGIENLAPTPLGKTQAMDGKQLAEAFRKSSEMGLPKDPVAVGDTWKVEEKMDLPPIGKLVIKATGKFDSLATVKGANTAKLLITGEFSTEGDNQLVNLGEGSKFDAEVLFDLDRKVVVNNVTNTTLKLNVGGKEAPMTQKVTTALTGIEDLK, via the coding sequence ATGCAAACACCATTTGTAGTTCTCTTCCCCGCCCTCCTCGCAGCTTTCACCCTCAATGCCAGCGGTGCTGACAAAGTCACCCTTCGTCAGCACTGGGAACCCGGAAAGCTGTATAAACAGGAAAATGTCACAGACATGTCCATGGTCATGCCAGGCTTGGGAGCCGCAGGCGAACAAAAAACGAACATCATCCAGAGCCTGACCGTCGGCGTCACCAAAGATCCCGGTTCAGATAACAAGTCCGCTGAAGTCAAGTTTGCCGCCATCAAAGGCTCCATGACCATGATGGGCCAGGTGATGACCTATGACTCCAACGATCCCGCCAAATCCCAGCCCTTCCTACAGCAGGCGTTTGGAGCCATGGTCGGCAAGTCCTTCACCATCGTTTACGACAAGGATGACAAGTTCGTCTCCGTAAAGGGTATCGAAAACCTTGCTCCGACACCGCTGGGCAAGACCCAGGCGATGGATGGCAAACAACTTGCCGAAGCCTTCCGTAAATCCAGCGAAATGGGGCTGCCCAAAGACCCTGTGGCTGTGGGAGACACCTGGAAGGTGGAAGAAAAGATGGACCTGCCCCCGATTGGCAAACTCGTCATCAAAGCCACCGGGAAGTTTGACTCCCTGGCCACGGTCAAAGGAGCCAATACCGCAAAGCTGCTCATCACAGGTGAGTTTTCCACCGAGGGCGACAACCAGTTGGTGAATCTCGGCGAAGGCTCCAAGTTCGACGCCGAAGTGCTCTTCGACCTGGATCGCAAGGTGGTCGTCAACAACGTGACCAACACCACCCTGAAACTGAATGTGGGCGGCAAAGAAGCTCCCATGACGCAGAAGGTGACCACCGCCCTGACTGGCATCGAAGACCTCAAATAA
- a CDS encoding P-II family nitrogen regulator, which produces MKKVEAIIKPFKLEDVKEALAEVGVQGMTVVEVKGFGRQKGHTEIYRGSEYTVDFLPKVKLEVVVESDRCDTVVEAIVKAANTGKIGDGKVFVSEVAEAIRIRTGERGRDAVSGS; this is translated from the coding sequence ATGAAAAAAGTCGAAGCCATTATCAAGCCCTTCAAGCTGGAAGACGTCAAAGAAGCCCTCGCCGAAGTTGGTGTTCAAGGGATGACGGTCGTCGAGGTCAAGGGCTTTGGTCGCCAGAAAGGACATACTGAAATCTACCGCGGGAGTGAATATACGGTGGACTTCCTTCCCAAAGTGAAACTTGAAGTAGTGGTTGAGTCTGATCGCTGTGACACGGTGGTGGAGGCGATCGTGAAAGCCGCCAATACGGGCAAGATTGGTGACGGCAAAGTTTTCGTCAGTGAAGTTGCGGAGGCCATCCGGATCCGCACTGGGGAGCGCGGCCGTGATGCGGTGTCTGGCAGCTAA
- a CDS encoding bifunctional nuclease family protein encodes MNNDVVAVELRNVLPMDNGHAVFLGNAEKTFVIFVDEPVGTAITMSMRGIVKDRPLTHDLMSHLLRAFGAKVERMIINSLDNGVFYARLIISAQNEVQQRKVVELDARPSDSIALAVAQNAPILVANEVWQSVDDVSETLDQVQKRGRRKEDE; translated from the coding sequence ATGAACAATGATGTGGTGGCGGTGGAGTTGCGCAATGTGCTTCCCATGGACAACGGCCATGCGGTGTTCCTGGGCAACGCGGAGAAGACGTTTGTCATCTTTGTGGATGAGCCGGTAGGCACAGCCATCACCATGTCGATGCGTGGCATCGTCAAAGACCGGCCTCTCACCCATGACCTCATGAGTCATCTGCTCCGGGCCTTCGGGGCGAAGGTGGAGCGCATGATCATCAACTCCCTGGACAACGGCGTCTTCTACGCCCGTCTCATCATCAGTGCGCAGAATGAAGTTCAGCAGCGCAAGGTTGTGGAACTGGATGCCCGCCCCAGTGACAGCATTGCCCTCGCCGTCGCGCAGAATGCCCCCATCCTCGTGGCCAACGAAGTCTGGCAGTCCGTGGATGACGTCAGCGAGACCCTCGATCAGGTGCAAAAACGCGGTCGCCGCAAGGAAGACGAATGA